A window from Micromonospora profundi encodes these proteins:
- a CDS encoding ABC transporter ATP-binding protein, with the protein MALLEVDDLSVTFARRGQRAVHAVDGVSFSVDAGEVVGLVGESGCGKSVTSLAIMGLLPKQPGLRVGGKAVFDGTDLLQLDDRSRRDIRGRDIAMIFQDPLSSLNPVIPIGLQVTEVLARHRGMKGETAAKEAASLLDRVGIPDPKRRLKEYPHQLSGGMRQRALIAMAVACQPRLLIADEPTTALDVTIQAQILELLKELVRDSGTALLMITHDLGVVAGMVDTVNVLYAGRVVETARRRPLFREPRHPYTVGLLGSVPRLDAGRGEKLTPIPGSVRDLLPWPDGCAFAPRCARRTDECVGQSPELVHTYDGRSYRCVNPEPVPGTVPAPREEEPA; encoded by the coding sequence ATGGCACTGCTCGAAGTGGATGATCTGTCCGTCACGTTCGCCCGGCGGGGCCAGCGGGCCGTGCACGCGGTCGACGGCGTGTCCTTCTCCGTCGACGCCGGTGAGGTCGTCGGCCTGGTCGGCGAGTCCGGCTGCGGCAAGAGCGTCACGTCACTGGCGATCATGGGCCTGTTGCCGAAGCAGCCTGGCCTGCGCGTCGGTGGCAAGGCCGTCTTCGACGGCACCGACCTGCTCCAGCTCGACGACCGGTCCCGGCGTGACATCCGGGGCCGGGACATCGCGATGATCTTCCAGGACCCGCTCTCCTCGCTGAACCCGGTGATCCCGATCGGGTTGCAGGTGACCGAGGTGCTCGCCCGGCACCGGGGGATGAAGGGCGAGACCGCGGCCAAGGAGGCTGCGTCGCTGCTGGACCGGGTCGGCATCCCGGACCCGAAGCGCCGGCTGAAGGAGTACCCGCACCAGCTCTCCGGCGGGATGCGGCAGCGGGCGTTGATCGCGATGGCGGTGGCCTGCCAGCCTCGGCTGCTGATCGCCGACGAGCCGACCACCGCGCTGGACGTCACCATCCAGGCCCAGATCCTGGAGCTGCTCAAGGAACTGGTCCGGGACTCCGGCACCGCGCTGCTGATGATCACGCACGATCTCGGTGTGGTGGCCGGCATGGTCGACACCGTCAACGTGCTCTACGCCGGCCGGGTGGTGGAGACGGCCCGCCGTCGTCCGCTGTTCCGCGAGCCGCGTCACCCGTACACAGTGGGTCTGCTCGGTTCGGTGCCGCGCCTGGACGCCGGGCGGGGCGAGAAGCTCACCCCGATTCCCGGTTCGGTCCGGGATCTGCTGCCCTGGCCGGATGGCTGCGCCTTCGCCCCGCGTTGCGCCCGTCGGACCGACGAGTGTGTGGGGCAGTCGCCGGAGCTGGTACACACCTACGACGGGCGGAGCTACCGGTGCGTCAACCCGGAGCCCGTGCCCGGCACGGTGCCCGCCCCACGCGAGGAGGAGCCAGCGTGA
- a CDS encoding ABC transporter ATP-binding protein: protein MSDNDILVEVRDLKVHFPIRRGVLFDRVVGHVKAVDGVDLSIPRGKTYGLVGESGCGKSTLGRALLQLTPPTAGEVNFDGVELTKLPAGKLRTMRRRMQMIFQDPMSSLDPRQNVESILTEGLQTHGIGADRNDRRRIIGETLDAVGLPRWALSRYPHEFSGGQRQRIGIARAVVLGPELIVADEPVSALDVSIQAQVVNLLDELQDSLGLTYLVIAHDLAVVRHISDTVGVMYLGALVEEAPSDRLYTEPLHPYTRALMSAVPVPDPDVEDRRERILLAGDLPSPANPPSGCRFHTRCPWAQPTRCADERPVLREIGTSRVACHFAEQIASGELRPHKVSVQIVRPEGEGESPGVVSAPSEPGSYV, encoded by the coding sequence GTGAGCGACAACGACATCCTCGTCGAGGTACGCGACCTGAAGGTGCACTTCCCGATCAGACGGGGAGTGCTCTTCGACCGGGTGGTCGGGCATGTGAAGGCCGTCGACGGGGTCGACCTGAGCATCCCGCGCGGCAAGACGTACGGGCTGGTCGGTGAGTCCGGCTGCGGAAAGTCGACGCTCGGTCGTGCACTGCTCCAGCTCACACCGCCGACCGCGGGCGAGGTGAACTTCGACGGCGTCGAGCTGACGAAGCTGCCGGCGGGCAAGCTGCGCACCATGCGGCGCCGGATGCAGATGATCTTCCAGGACCCGATGTCCAGCCTCGACCCCCGGCAGAACGTCGAGTCGATCCTGACCGAGGGCCTCCAGACCCATGGGATCGGCGCCGACCGCAACGACCGTCGGCGGATCATCGGCGAGACCCTTGACGCTGTGGGGCTGCCCCGTTGGGCGCTGTCCCGCTACCCGCACGAGTTCTCCGGCGGGCAGCGCCAGCGCATCGGCATCGCCCGTGCGGTGGTGCTCGGGCCGGAGCTGATCGTCGCCGACGAGCCGGTCTCGGCGCTGGACGTCTCGATCCAGGCCCAGGTCGTGAACCTGCTCGACGAGCTACAGGACAGCCTCGGGCTGACCTACCTGGTGATCGCGCACGACCTGGCGGTCGTGCGGCACATCTCCGACACTGTCGGCGTGATGTACCTGGGCGCGCTTGTCGAGGAAGCGCCGAGCGACCGTCTCTACACCGAGCCGCTGCATCCGTACACCCGGGCGTTGATGTCCGCGGTGCCCGTGCCGGACCCGGATGTGGAGGACCGGCGGGAGCGGATCCTGCTCGCGGGCGACCTGCCCTCGCCGGCCAACCCGCCGTCCGGCTGCCGTTTCCACACGCGCTGCCCGTGGGCGCAGCCCACCCGCTGCGCCGACGAGCGGCCGGTGCTGCGGGAGATCGGCACCAGCCGGGTGGCCTGCCACTTCGCCGAGCAGATCGCCAGTGGGGAACTGCGCCCGCACAAGGTCAGCGTGCAGATCGTCCGCCCCGAGGGCGAGGGCGAGTCACCGGGCGTGGTCTCCGCACCCAGCGAGCCCGGCTCGTACGTCTGA
- a CDS encoding HNH endonuclease family protein produces MRTRSGSRAAVTALVAALALGVAGCVPPDEPEAAPSSGGGGNTAQQLGELTVAEAGSMKGYSRSRFPHWRNTGKNCDVRDTILQRDGEDVKLSGCNVVGGRWESVYDGRSAADPSDVDIDHMVPLANAWRSGADEWDDAKRGDFANDTTRPQLFAVSASSNRSKGDQDPSQWKPANRSYWCQYAEDWVAVKHYWRLTVTSAEKSALTDMLEGCRVGSNS; encoded by the coding sequence GTGCGTACCAGATCAGGATCGCGCGCGGCGGTGACCGCGCTCGTCGCGGCGCTGGCGCTTGGCGTTGCCGGTTGTGTCCCACCGGATGAACCGGAGGCTGCCCCGTCGTCGGGTGGCGGCGGCAACACGGCCCAGCAGTTGGGTGAGCTGACCGTCGCCGAAGCAGGCTCGATGAAGGGCTACAGCCGGAGCCGTTTTCCGCACTGGCGGAACACCGGCAAGAACTGCGATGTGCGGGACACCATCCTGCAGCGCGACGGCGAGGACGTGAAGCTGTCGGGCTGCAACGTGGTCGGTGGTCGGTGGGAGAGCGTGTACGACGGTCGCAGCGCCGCCGACCCCTCCGACGTGGACATCGACCACATGGTGCCGTTGGCCAACGCGTGGCGCTCGGGTGCCGACGAGTGGGACGACGCGAAGCGCGGCGATTTCGCGAACGACACCACACGACCGCAGCTCTTCGCGGTTTCGGCGTCGTCGAATCGGTCGAAGGGTGACCAGGACCCGTCCCAGTGGAAGCCAGCAAACCGGTCGTACTGGTGTCAGTACGCGGAAGACTGGGTAGCCGTCAAGCACTACTGGCGACTGACGGTGACCAGTGCGGAGAAGTCCGCTCTGACCGACATGTTGGAGGGCTGCAGGGTGGGGAGCAATTCGTGA